The following coding sequences lie in one Musa acuminata AAA Group cultivar baxijiao chromosome BXJ3-1, Cavendish_Baxijiao_AAA, whole genome shotgun sequence genomic window:
- the LOC103994179 gene encoding auxin-responsive protein SAUR32-like, with the protein MAGHGRRRGEEEEGIRKGWMGIRVGGEGEQPQRFVVPVEYLSHPLFVRLLKEAEEEYGFDHQGAITIPCHVKYFRRIQSIIDRDCNQVAATVNYHHHFHLCFRA; encoded by the coding sequence ATGGCGGGGCACGGGAGGCggaggggggaggaggaggaggggatccGGAAGGGGTGGATGGGGATTAGGGTGGGCGGGGAGGGGGAGCAGCCGCAGCGGTTCGTGGTGCCGGTGGAGTACCTGAGCCACCCGCTCTTCGTGCGGCTACTCAAGGAGGCCGAGGAGGAGTACGGCTTCGACCACCAGGGGGCGATCACCATCCCCTGCCACGTCAAGTACTTCCGCCGCATCCAGAGCATCATCGACCGCGACTGCAACCAGGTTGCCGCCACCGTCAATTACCACCACCACTTTCACCTTTGCTTCAGGGCTTGA
- the LOC103995572 gene encoding EIN3-binding F-box protein 1 has protein sequence MCILLESQVEGSCGDMGDSHRRPGQRRKIGSPAKESRDDRALCQDLIDDLPDECLLLIFSLLPAPRDRCRCAAVSRKWLALQASMRRSEFGANAVLLPEARQEMSRCIKGSEANDWRLAAMAIGIDACEVLTHLSVMETLPSCPLRPLQHAGNHRHISDVGLFVIAQACTNLRSLALHNCIKVSDRGLAAIAQNCSALKNLELTNAFSVTDRGLMLIASGCPNLASLRLTACPSVTDRSLVAFSRHSTLLNSFAVAQCPRITDHGILSIVVLQTKLETLKISSMKLGDKVLQAIACHRKEIKLLSLEKVWGSSVIGYSWIAEASGLRALSLDACAGLTDGCFVRASPSISFAGLTKVSLKSCPSLTDLSLLALTKLAVKLETLHLENFRGVFSYRGLMFALENCSHTLKELNLVNCGFYGHGTEQQEGEPCFLLPQRCPALQTVKLEECEGLGDGFVVWVGQACKSVTDVSFVRMGSITDRGITSFLKQLKGWNEITRVDLSGCTRLGDRSVWAVTRECKGRLRSLALKGCGRVTDRGASVITRRCGRLVELDLGGCNIGDEAVEKLVEADPSDIESLSLAGCAEITDRTLQALDEYGGLCLNRLNLTGCPRLSRSRINLIKPYIDEVEY, from the exons ATGTGCATCCTACTTGAATCTCAAG TTGAAGGGAGTTGCGGTGACATGGGTGATTCGCATCGACGACCGGGACAGCGAAGGAAGATAGGGTCGCCTGCGAAGGAGAGCAGAGATGATCGAGCCCTGTGCCAGGATCTTATCGACGATCTGCCGGACGAATGCCTCTTGCTTATCTTTAGTTTGCTTCCGGCTCCGAGAGATCGCTGTCGCTGCGCTGCGGTGTCGAGGAAATGGTTGGCGCTGCAGGCCTCGATGCGAAGGTCTGAGTTCGGAGCCAACGCCGTGCTTCTACCGGAAGCGAGGCAAGAGATGTCCAGATGCATCAAGGGGAGTGAGGCAAATGACTGGAGGCTGGCAGCCATGGCCATTGGGATCGACGCATGTGAGGTTTTGACCCATCTATCCGTGATGGAGACGCTTCCATCTTGTCCTCTTCGTCCTCTGCAACATGCGGGGAATCATCGTCACATCTCGGACGTCGGCCTCTTCGTCATCGCACAGGCTTGCACTAACCTACGATCTCTCGCTTTACACAACTGCATCAAAGTAAGCGACCGAGGCCTCGCGGCGATCGCACAGAACTGCAGCGCGCTGAAGAACCTGGAGCTGACCAATGCATTCTCGGTGACCGACCGTGGCCTGATGCTTATCGCGTCCGGATGCCCGAACCTAGCATCGTTGAGGCTCACCGCATGTCCGAGCGTCACCGACCGCTCGCTGGTGGCTTTCTCCAGGCATTCCACTCTGCTCAACTCGTTCGCCGTCGCCCAGTGTCCTCGCATCACCGACCACGGGATCCTCTCCATCGTCGTCCTGCAAACCAAGCTAGAGACCCTCAAGATCTCGTCGATGAAGTTAGGCGACAAGGTTCTCCAAGCAATCGCATGCCACCGCAAGGAAATCAAGCTGTTGTCTCTGGAGAAAGTGTGGGGTTCATCGGTGATAGGCTACAGTTGGATCGCAGAGGCGAGCGGTCTCAGGGCCCTCTCGCTCGACGCTTGCGCGGGGTTGACGGACGGATGCTTCGTGAGGGCATCACCATCCATCAGCTTCGCCGGCCTCACGAAGGTTTCGTTGAAGAGCTGCCCGTCGCTCACAGATTTAAGTCTGCTGGCGCTCACGAAACTAGCGGTCAAACTGGAGACTCTGCACCTGGAAAACTTCAGGGGAGTTTTCAGCTACAGAGGCCTGATGTTTGCTCTGGAGAACTGCAGCCATACCTTGAAGGAGCTAAATCTAGTCAATTGCGGCTTCTATGGCCATGGAACAGAGCAGCAAGAGGGCGAGCCCTGTTTTCTTCTTCCTCAACGATGCCCGGCGCTGCAGACCGTGAAGCTGGAAGAGTGCGAGGGGCTCGGAGACGGCTTCGTCGTCTGGGTCGGGCAGGCTTGCAAGAGCGTCACAGACGTCAGCTTCGTGCGCATGGGCTCGATCACCGACCGAGGCATAACCTCCTTCCTGAAGCAGCTCAAGGGGTGGAACGAGATCACGAGGGTGGACCTGAGCGGGTGCACCCGGCTGGGCGACCGGAGCGTATGGGCGGTGACGAGGGAGTGCAAGGGGAGGCTGAGGTCGCTGGCGCTGAAGGGGTGCGGGCGCGTGACGGACCGCGGGGCGTCGGTGATCACGAGGCGGTGCGGCAGGCTGGTGGAGctggacctgggcggttgcaacaTCGGCGACGAGGCCGTGGAGAAGCTGGTGGAGGCGGACCCCTCCGACATCGAGTCACTCTCGCTCGCCGGCTGCGCCGAAATCACGGACCGGACGCTCCAAGCACTGGACGAGTACGGCGGTCTGTGCCTGAACCGGCTGAACCTAACCGGTTGCCCGAGACTTAGCCGGTCCAGGATCAATCTCATCAAGCCGTACATCGACGAAGTCGAGTACTGA
- the LOC135628122 gene encoding homeobox-leucine zipper protein HOX6-like: MMESEEEQSAAEEGDCCSWMNPTAERSEGKGDRRRTRRRFSEEQIKSMESMFETQTKLEPRQKLQLARELGLQPRQVAIWFQNKRARWKSKQLEREYRGLKADYDALLSSFDSLKKEKQLLLQQLQDLAELIDKAEERSNRDEEGSNDRDSEIKKDQSSRLSLKEEADLEFAVCADEEDKKPRYFSEDELNLCAGQPAISSLTSSAEQQFCLTTSWPSDQSCNNSQWWEFWPLSE, translated from the exons ATGATGGAGAGCGAGGAGGAGCAGTCTGCCGCGGAGGAGGGAGACTGCTGCAGCTGGATGAACCCGACGGCGGAGAGAAGCGAGGGCAAGGGTgacaggaggaggacgaggaggaggttcagcgaggagcaGATCAAGTCCATGGAGTCCATGTTCGAGACGCAGACGAAGCTGGAGCCCCGGCAGAAGCTGCAGCTGGCGCGGGAGCTCGGCCTGCAGCCCCGCCAGGTCGCCATATGGTTCCAGAACAAGCGGGCGCGGTGGAAGTCGAAGCAGCTCGAGCGGGAGTACCGCGGCCTCAAAGCCGACTACGATGCACTGCTCTCCAGCTTCGACTCCCTGaagaaagagaagcagttgcTGCTCCAGCAG CTACAAGACCTGGCAGAACTGATAGACAAGGCAGAGGAGAGAAGCAACAGAGACGAGGAGGGCTCAAACGATCGAGATTCCGAGATAAAAAAGGATCAGAGCTCGAGGCTGTCGCTGAAAGAGGAAGCAGATCTGGAGTTCGCAGTCTGCGCGGACGAGGAGGACAAGAAGCCGAGATACTTCAGCGAGGACGAACTAAACCTGTGCGCCGGACAGCCAGCGATCTCCTCCTTGACCTCGTCGGCCGAGCAACAGTTTTGTTTGACCACCAGCTGGCCGTCGGACCAGTCGTGCAACAATTCACAGTGGTGGGAGTTTTGGCCGCTGAGCGAATGA
- the LOC135628916 gene encoding protein TILLER ANGLE CONTROL 1-like has translation MDLGPPSTPSPPSRTLGSPPPPPQYPDSKLAVGFTLALPRFPREETMKIFDWMHRKLHPCSVKYAQVSQKRDVLGEDDEEKREVLFEGVMEKEALLLHDVLNGILTIGTLGHQDSFVSQPYPAREDELLQEEEENVEDEEKEEVKEAAPAVAAAREPLPAIVIESFKFKLPVEAEVNRMEMAVQDVEEAEKIQELPLLKEDKEKRERGRTTLADLFAADAFVVNDPAENDIKRANDIVKQQANPERKKAQRDKKEEKRTPTTTKAITNPNRKLQKLMTKMLKKKIHPEMASADTQTKERNKEVSDGSGSRIY, from the exons ATGGATCTTGGCCCCCCTTCCACACCATCACCACCGTCACGTACACTTGGAtcgccccctccccctccccaatACCCAGATTCCAAGCTTGCAGTGGGCTTTACACTGGCACTTCCGCGGTTCCCGAGAGAAGAAACAATGAAG ATCTTCGACTGGATGCATCGCAAGTTGCACCCTTGTAGCGTCAAGTACGCCCAGGTTTCGCAGAAGCGAG ATGTTTTGGGCGAAGACGACGAGGAGAAACGGGAGGTGTTGTTCGAAGGCGTGATGGAGAAGGAAGCGCTACTGCTTCATGATGTCCTCAATGGCATTCTCACCATCGGCACGCTGGGCCACCAGGACAGCTTTGTTTCTCAGCCCTATCCTGCCCGGGAAGATGAACTCCtacaggaggaggaagagaatgtGGAGGACgaggaaaaggaagaagtaaaGGAAGCTGCACCGGCCGTGGCAGCGGCGCGTGAGCCCTTGCCCGCCATTGTCATCGAGTCGTTCAAGTTCAAGCTACCGGTCGAAGCCGAGGTGAACAGGATGGAGATGGCGGTGCAAGACGTAGAGGAAGCCGAGAAAATCCAGGAGCTGCCACTACTGAAGGAGGACAAGGAGAAAAGGGAGCGTGGAAGGACGACGCTCGCCGACCTGTTTGCTGCCGACGCTTTTGTGGTGAACGATCCGGCCGAGAATGACATCAAGCGAGCCAATGATATCGTCAAGCAACAAGCCAATCCGGAGAGGAAGAAGGCGCAGAGGGATAAGAAAGAAGAGAAGCGGACACCGACCACCACCAAAGCCATCACCAACCCCAACAGGAAGCTACAGAAG CTGATGACGAAGAtgctgaagaagaagatacatccgGAGATGGCATCAGCGGACACGCAAACTAAGGAGAGAAACAAGGAGGTCTCCGACGGAAGCGGGAGCAGAATCTACTG A
- the LOC135628917 gene encoding uncharacterized protein LOC135628917, giving the protein MAATATLGLVNLLPKRNGNRSSGLKPFPNPRPPCLPRLPSAPRPHLPSPVLPLLSDAHSILPAAAAAVAFSLPLFFHPQDALAVDGEFGILEGRTFALVHPVVMGGLFFYTLWAGYLGWQWRRVRTIQNEINELKQAAPAAPMTVAAGSDAEASPPASPTPADAKIQQLTEERKALLKGSYRERHYNAGSILLGFGVLEAVGGCLNTWIRTGQLFPGPHLFGGAGITALWALAASLVPAMQKGNDAARNLHIALNTLNVLLFVSQIPTGIDIVFKVFEFTNWP; this is encoded by the exons ATGGCTGCCACCGCCACCCTCGGCCTTGTCAACCTCCTTCCGAAGCGTAATGGAAACCGTTCCTCTGGTCTCAAGCCATTCCCTAATCCCCGGCCGCCCTGCCTGCCCCGCCTCCCCTCCGCCCCTCGCCCCCATCTGCCCTCTCCGGTCCTCCCACTCCTCTCCGATGCCCATTCCAtcctccccgccgccgccgccgccgtcgccttcTCTCTTCCACTCTTCTTCCACCCTCAG GACGCGCTTGCCGTGGATGGGGAGTTCGGAATCTTGGAAGGGCGGACCTTTGCGTTGGTCCACCCAGTGGTGATGGGCGGCCTGTTCTTCTACACGCTATGGGCAGGGTATTTGGGGTGGCAGTGGCGGCGGGTCCGCACCATCCAAAATGAGATCAATGAGCTCAAGCAGGCGGCCCCAGCTGCCCCCATGACCGTCGCCGCTGGATCTGACGCCGAAGCTTCGCCTCCGGCATCTCCGACTCCTGCGGATGCAAAGATTCAGCAGCTAACCGAG GAGAGGAAGGCGCTGTTGAAGGGCTCATATAGGGAGCGGCACTACAATGCGGGCTCGATACTGCTGGGGTTCGGCGTGTTGGAGGCGGTGGGTGGATGCCTCAATACGTGGATTCGGACAGGGCAGCTCTTCCCGGGCCCTCACTTGTTCGGTGGCGCTG GCATAACAGCGCTGTGGGCATTAGCCGCTTCACTTGTGCCGGCAATGCAGAAGGGGAACGATGCAGCGCGGAATCTGCACATTGCGCTCAACACGTTGAACGTCCTACTGTTTGTATCACAGATCCCGACTGGTATCGACATAGTCTTTAAGGTGTTTGAGTTCACCAACTGGCCTTGA